A portion of the Punica granatum isolate Tunisia-2019 chromosome 7, ASM765513v2, whole genome shotgun sequence genome contains these proteins:
- the LOC116215054 gene encoding UPF0496 protein At1g20180-like, whose amino-acid sequence MFLFWSVGRGSSPRERGNSMAHNRPSSVSQEYKAALRTDSYVELWNKVQSQFMRSTSIGLLTSVSSRNLFIDHFSDTLLEPGRETLASMIKNLRLHHLLVDYFEASSEGCDVCELLFIGVYQTRVNYERIRKVIRLTRSAYDCSSNYTDCQCKVISRELGAFSSLRNPLSVVSPVQFHDMNESYTILFHELIEKRERIKRKAKLARFCEQTGSCCLVVLCEVMGIASFVLAAHGVLVAVAVPGLMSSCFGLRLFPNNKEKPINDSPLSTFSRPNPKKQNKNKSPKNKRLSAQLDVAAKGLYILLNDMGTMGSLLGRLRDEIEHTREWADMGAKNSKSDEILKEVVRELDLNCLCIMERLEELEELIYLCLLTINKSRRSLLQEIMLSSPRQEDGK is encoded by the coding sequence ATGTTTCTTTTCTGGTCTGTAGGACGAGGATCTTCCCCAAGGGAACGTGGGAATAGCATGGCTCATAACCGGCCGTCAAGCGTTAGCCAAGAGTACAAGGCAGCCCTCAGAACAGATTCGTACGTAGAACTCTGGAATAAAGTCCAGTCCCAGTTCATGAGATCGACGAGCATCGGTCTCCTCACCTCGGTGTCCTCAAGAAACCTCTTCATAGACCACTTCTCCGATACCCTGCTCGAACCGGGCAGAGAAACTTTGGCAAGCATGATCAAGAACCTGCGCCTCCATCACCTCCTCGTGGATTACTTCGAGGCGAGCTCCGAAGGGTGTGACGTTTGTGAGCTCCTTTTCATCGGGGTTTACCAGACTAGAGTGAACTACGAGCGGATTAGGAAGGTCATCAGGCTGACTCGCAGTGCCTACGACTGCTCAAGTAATTATACCGACTGTCAGTGCAAAGTCATCTCCCGAGAACTTGGAGCATTCTCGTCGCTAAGGAATCCATTATCAGTTGTCAGCCCAGTGCAGTTCCATGATATGAATGAAAGCTACACAATCCTCTTCCATGAGCTCATCGAGAAACGTGAGAGGATCAAGAGGAAAGCGAAGCTGGCTAGATTCTGTGAGCAAACCGGAAGTTGCTGCCTGGTTGTCTTGTGCGAGGTAatgggaatcgcatcattcgTGCTTGCGGCCCACGGGGTGCTTGTGGCAGTGGCTGTCCCAGGGCTAATGTCTTCGTGCTTCGGCTTACGGCTCTTCCCTAATAATAAGGAGAAACCGATCAATGACAGCCCATTGTCAACATTTTCACGTCCTAACCCTAAGAAACAGAATAAGAATAAGAGCCCCAAAAACAAGAGGCTGAGCGCACAGCTCGATGTGGCAGCGAAAGGGCTTTACATACTGCTCAACGACATGGGCACAATGGGCAGCCTCCTGGGGAGGCTGCGAGATGAGATCGAGCACACCCGAGAGTGGGCCGACATGGGAGCTAAGAATTCAAAGAGCGATGAGATTCTCAAGGAAGTCGTGAGGGAACTCGACTTGAACTGTCTGTGCATCATGGAGCGACTAGAGGAGCTCGAGGAACTCATCTACCTGTGCCTCCTCACCATTAACAAATCCAGAAGGTCTCTCCTTCAAGAGATAATGCTGTCCTCTCCAAGGCAAGAAGATGGCAAATGA